TTCGAGTGGAGAGTGGTTACCGGAAGGCGTGCTGGAAGGAGGCGTGGACTGCAATCCGTTTCGTCGTTCGCTCGGGATGGCCTCTTTGTAACGCGATCGCCACTCGTGCGCGTCCTGATCGATCGTCTTGACTGCGCCGATCCCCGCGCGCAACTCGGCGATGCGTTCGGGCTGGCTGATCAGTTGACGCAGCCAGTATTCGAGTTCGTTAGGGTCGCGAGGATCGAACAGGAGTCCGTTCTTTTCGTGGCTCACGATTTCCGGAATGCCGCCCACGCGCGAGGCGAGTACGGGTACACCGGCACTCAGCGCCTCGCGGGCGACGACCGGATAGTTCTCGCTCAACGAAGGAAGCACGAGTACGTCGATTCCTGAGAGGATTTGCGGAAGATCTGCGGCCTCGTAGGGCCCCGAGATGTTCATTCGCGGGTCGCGTTCGATCTCGCTCATCAAATCCGGTCCGGCACTGCCAGATCCGTGAATCTGGAGACGCGCGCGCCCCTCAACGCGGCCGAAAGAACGCGCCATGTGTTCCGCGTTCTTCAGGCGGCTGAAAGTTCCAAGAAATCCGAACACGACCTCTTCGCGTTTCTGCCGCGGCGCGTGGACCGGAGTCACACCCAGTGGCGTGGTCTTGATGTGTCCAGCCGGAAAGCCGGCTCCTTCCAGAATTCCGATCAGATAGCGGGACGGCGCCGTCACCAGATCGCATGCGTCGAACGCAGCGCGCGCCGCGTCCCGTCGCCGAGCGAAGGCTTCCACGAGGGCCGGGGCAACCTCTCCTGAGCCCGAGAATACGCATCTGGCGCACCGTTCAGGTGTGTCTGGGCCCGTCTCGCATGACTCGGATCGTTCCGGAATGAACATATGTGTGCGTCCGCAGGCGAACCACGCGTCGTGCAGGGTCAGATGGACGGGGAGTTTCGCCTGTTTTGCGACCCCGAACAGGGAGAACGGCAGTGCGATCCAGGTGTGATGAAAGTGGATCAAGTTGCAGTCGGATTTGCTGATGGCTTGTCGAAACAGTGCCTCGATGGACTCATTGCGCACCGTCAGTCCGAAGTCATGGTTTACCGGAGTCTCGAGACGGTAGACCTTCAGGCCGAATTCCTTGCGATGAATCAGGCGCGGTTCCCGTCCCGCGGCGGCGGCGGCGGAATAGAAGATGCTCACGTCGACCCCGGCGTCCTGAAGAGCATGGGCCATGTCGTGGACGTAGACTTCGACTCCCCCTCGCCAGTCCGACACAAAACTGTGAGACACCAGCATGACACGCATCGTCGGAGGCCGCTCCGTCGGAATTCTGTCGGATTCAGTCGGGAAGGTCACACCAGTCCGCATTCATTTCCGTGAAGTTCGTGCAGTGTCGGGAAGTACTTTCTCCGAGACTGGCGCGAACCAAATATGCGGCTCTTATCGGCAGCTGGATCTTCACCGGTAGGAAAATCGACTCCTAAACGAGGGTCCTATCACGGGATCGGGAATACCTCTTCGTCAACTTCCATCCGGTCAACGGCGCTCTTCCCGGGCCGTCCGTTGTCACCGGCGTTCGTTGGGGAAGGCTGCTCGTGTGCCGCAAGAAAGGGCGAGTCGCTCTGTTGGCGGATCTCAAGTGAAGACCGAGTACTCGCCGATCTTTTTGGTGGAGGGACTTGGTTTGAAGCTGATAGGCGGACTCATAGTCGTCTTCGGATGTGTCCTGGGAGGGTTCGTTCTCCACCACGGAAACTTGATGCAGCTCTTCGTTCCGACGGAGTATCTGATCATTCTCGGTTGCCTCGTCGGTGGAATGATCGTCAAGAACCCCGGAACCGTCATGATCGCTCTGGTCAAGGATATCCTGGGTCTGATCAAAGGGGGCGGCCCTGGCAAGAAGGAGTACCTCGAAGTCCTGAAGATGATCTACGAACTCATGCAGCTCGCGCGCAAAGAAGGTGTGCTGGCGCTAGAGAGTCATGTAAACGATCCTGGGACATCTTCTGTCTTCTCCAACTACCCCACCTTCACCAACGACCATCACGCCGTCCACTTCCTGTGTGACACACTCAAACTCTTCGTGGCGGGTGTGCTGGAACCGCACAATATGGACGAGCTGATGGAGCGCGATCTCGATGTGCTTCATCACGAAGAGATGCAGACGGCGAACGCCATGACCAATGCGGCCGACAGCCTTCCCGCCATCGGAATCGTCGCCGCAGTTCTCGGCATCATCCTGACCATGAGCGCGATCGACCAGGGAGCGGCCGCAGTCGGAATGAAGGTCGCCGGTGCGCTCGTCGGTACCTTCCTGGGTGTATTTATCGCCTACGGTATGGCCGGTCCCATAGCGGGTTCGATCGAGGCGAAGATCGACGCGAAGGGGCGCTACATGCAGTGCATTCGGCACGTGCTGGCGGCATCCATCAATGGCGTCAACCCTCCGATGGCCGTCGAGATCGGCCGTCGCACCATCTTCATGCATGACCGCCCCACCTTCGAAGAACTCGAAGAAGCATTGCGTGAGATGAAGGGCGGGGGTTGATGAGCGAAGATGCGGCGGGCGCCGGACACGCCCAGGCTCCGATCATCATCAAGAAGAAGGTCTCGGGACACGGAGGGCACCACGGTGGCGCCTGGAAGGTCGCCTACGCCGATATGGTCACGGCCCTCATGGCGCTGTTCATCGTGCTCTGGATTCTCGGGCAGTCCGACGAGGTCAAGCAACAGGTCGCTTCCTATTTTCGCGATCCGTCGGCCTTTGATCCCGGTGCGAAGATGAGTATCCACGACTCTTCGGGCAGTAGTAACGAGTTTCCGATCCTGGACGACATCCCCGTGCCCTCGATGGCACACGGGTCAGAAGGCGATGGTGGCGATGATAGAGCTCGTGAGCAGGCGGAATCGATTCGCACAGCCCTTTCCCAGGTGAAGGATCTCGACAAGTACAAACAGCAGATCGAGTTCTCGGTCACGCCCGAAGGGCTGCGCATCAACCTGCTCGAATCACCCGAGTCCCCCCTGTTCAAGCTCGGAGGGACGTCCCTGAATTCCGAAGTGATGGATCTGGTTCGAACTCTGGGCGAAGCGATTCAGAACTCCGGAAACTCGATCGTGATCGAGGGCCATACCGATACCACGCCTTTTGCGGCCGGTTCAGATCGAACTAACTGGGAACTATCGACCGGTCGCGCTCATACGGCCCGCCGAGAGTTCGAAAAGGCCGGAGTGCCCATGGACCGGATGCTCGAGGTTCGAGGCTTTTCCGATCGCCAGCTCTACAATCCGCTCGACTCGCAAGACAGTCGCAATCGCCGTATCTCAATCACGCTACTGTCGGGCAAAGCTCTCGCTTCGCGAGAAGATCAACCCGCCGAGGCCGTGATTCCCTGGTTGGAAAGTCGCCAGCAGGACCACTGAGTTCCCGGAATTTCATGGCGTCCGCGATCCCTTTCCGCTTGAATGGCTTGTCTTCCCAGGTGTGGAAGTGGAGGCGCGTGAAGTGAAGTCCGTACTCATCACGCTTGGAGCGCTGTTCATCGCCTTCGGCGCTACGACCTGGTGGGCGCTGGAATCCGGCGGCGTAGCCGTAGTTGAGACTCGTTCTCCTGAAGGCGTCGTCCGCTCCACTCACGTCTGGTACACCGAGCCAGACGGTGTATTGTGGCTTGAAGCCGGAACTGTGGACAATCCTTGGTTCACAGACGTCCAGGAGCATCCCGAGCTCGTCTTCCGCGCCGGTGGACTTTCCGGGCGCTATGTCGCGCAGAGGGTCGACGCCCCGTCCGGCCACGACAAGATCCGCTCGCTGATTCGCCAGAAATACGGTCTCCGGGATCGTTGGGTCGGTTTGCTGGTCGATACCTCGGGTTCTGTTGCCGTACAACTCGTCCCGATTGTCGACAGCAGGACAGATGAATAGGGTAGAATAGCTGGAATTCCGGTGTTTCTGCGGCCTATCCGCGGGGCGCGAAGCGGATGGCCTACTGCTCGTTTAGTCTTGGTGTTGATTCGTTGTTGAATTACGAAAGGATTTCAACCTATGTCGTTCAAGAAGCCCGTGCCCCGTCAAGGCAGCCGGGGCACTCCGGCGAGCCGGCGGATGCAACGGAACATGGCCGGACACATCCTGGGGCTCAGCAAGGATCTGAGTGTTTCCGGAAGTGCAGAGCTCACGGGACTGACCAACAACGACATCAAGAATCTGCGCGCCGGGAATATGCCCAGCTTCAGCATGCTGCAGCGTTTCGTGAAGAAGATGCGCTGGACGCCGGAATCGATATTCGCGACCGGCAAGCTGAAAAAGCTCCCTGCCGGTACCCGCACACACGGTGCAGATACTCAGAAGATCCGTCGCCGAATCCAGGCGGTCTGTCGAGACAACGACGCACAGCGTCTCGCCTCCGCGACCCGCATTCCCATTAGCAACATCTATCAGACGCGTACTCGCAACGCGAAGATCGGCCTGCACACTTTTCTGTCGATCGCTTCCGCCGGGTTCTCCCCGCGCTCGCTCCTGCTCGGCACGCCAAAGCTCGATACCCGTCTGGCGGGACAACCGGCGCGACACAAATAGCGGCCTCTTGCCGGCTGTCTAGCGGCGCGACACCCGATAGATCGCACCGGCGTAGTCGTCGGAGATGTAGAACGAGCCATCCGGGCCTTCGATCACATCGGCGGGGCGTCCGATCACGTCTTCGTCTTTCTCAAAACCCACCAGGAAATCCCGTTGCTCGATCTTTCCGTCTGCATCCCAGTGCAGTGAGACGACCTTGTAGCCGTCCTTCTTCGTGCGGTTCCACGAGCCGTGCAGTGCGACCAGCGCAGCATTCTGGTATTCGCCCGTGCCGCGAATGAAGGAGATGCCCAGGGGTGCATTGTGAGCGCGAAACGGAAAGGCCGGTGAAATCGAGGCGTCGATTCGCGCCTGATTGTCCGATCCAAAGTCTGGATCGGGAATCTTGTCGCCATTCGCGAAGGGCCAGCCATAGTGGCCCCCGCGCTTGACTTCGTTCAACTCACAGGGTGGGAAGTCATCGCCGAGCAGATCGCGCCCGTTGTCGGTCGCGAACATGCGTCCGGTACCGGGCTGCCAGTCGAAGTCAACCGCGTTGCGAAGTCCCGAAGCGTAGATCTGCTCATTGCTGCCGTCGGGTTCGTAGCGCAGGATCGCGGCGCGGCGCGGATCGGCTTCTTCACAGACGTTGCAGCTCGATCCCACGGATACATACAGGCCTCCGTCGGGTCCAAAGCCGAGGCCGCGTGTCCAGTGGTTGCCTGCGCCGGGAATTCCGGTGATGAAACGATCCAGTTCACCTCGTGTTTCAGCGGCTGCCACGTCGAAGCGGATCTTTCCGATGGCATCGCTCTCGGCCACGTACAGCCATCCGTCCCTCAGTGCGAGACCGTTGGGGCCATTGAGGCCCGACATCAGGATCGCGACTCCATCGGAGCGGCCGTCGCCGTCGCGATCGGGGGCGATCGAAGCGACCTTGCCCTCGCGCGCCTGCGCGGCGATCAGATCGCCGCTGGGGGTGAATAGGAGTTCGCGCACATTGGGGAGGCCTTCGGCGAAAACCTTCACGGTATAACCCGCGGGTGCCCGCATGCGTTCGTTCACCGTCGCAGCTTCCGGAGCGTCGACTCCGCCCCAAAGGAATATCTGAAGCACCGGAGCGTTGATCGTCGGGAGCAACGAGCAGGCTCCGATAGCCAGGCAGGTGAGGAGAACCGAGGCGATGCCGAGACGCTTCAATACTTGAACTCCTGAGCGGGTACGTACGGAGGCCGAAGTCGAGAACCTACGCGATCGGAACAGAGTCCGCATTCTGCGCCCCATCCGGCTACCATGCGGATATGCCACACCAGAAACTCGATCGATTCAAGACTGTGAAGCTCGGTCATTGGCCGACACCACTCGAGCCCCTCGACCGACTCAGTGCCTTGCTCGGTGGACCCTCCCTTTTTGTGAAACGAGACGATTGTTCGGGGCTCGCACTTGGTGGGAACAAGGTGCGGAAGCTGGAATACCTGCTCGCCGATGCGATCGCCCAGGGGGCCGATACGATCATTACGGTAGGGGGCGTGCAGTCGAATCACGCCCGTCAGACCGCTGCAGCCGCTGCTCGGGTCGGACTGGCCT
The sequence above is a segment of the bacterium genome. Coding sequences within it:
- a CDS encoding glycosyltransferase family 4 protein, which codes for MLVSHSFVSDWRGGVEVYVHDMAHALQDAGVDVSIFYSAAAAAGREPRLIHRKEFGLKVYRLETPVNHDFGLTVRNESIEALFRQAISKSDCNLIHFHHTWIALPFSLFGVAKQAKLPVHLTLHDAWFACGRTHMFIPERSESCETGPDTPERCARCVFSGSGEVAPALVEAFARRRDAARAAFDACDLVTAPSRYLIGILEGAGFPAGHIKTTPLGVTPVHAPRQKREEVVFGFLGTFSRLKNAEHMARSFGRVEGRARLQIHGSGSAGPDLMSEIERDPRMNISGPYEAADLPQILSGIDVLVLPSLSENYPVVAREALSAGVPVLASRVGGIPEIVSHEKNGLLFDPRDPNELEYWLRQLISQPERIAELRAGIGAVKTIDQDAHEWRSRYKEAIPSERRNGLQSTPPSSTPSGNHSPLEHGVAALVRSV
- the motA gene encoding flagellar motor stator protein MotA; protein product: MKLIGGLIVVFGCVLGGFVLHHGNLMQLFVPTEYLIILGCLVGGMIVKNPGTVMIALVKDILGLIKGGGPGKKEYLEVLKMIYELMQLARKEGVLALESHVNDPGTSSVFSNYPTFTNDHHAVHFLCDTLKLFVAGVLEPHNMDELMERDLDVLHHEEMQTANAMTNAADSLPAIGIVAAVLGIILTMSAIDQGAAAVGMKVAGALVGTFLGVFIAYGMAGPIAGSIEAKIDAKGRYMQCIRHVLAASINGVNPPMAVEIGRRTIFMHDRPTFEELEEALREMKGGG
- a CDS encoding OmpA family protein, whose product is MSEDAAGAGHAQAPIIIKKKVSGHGGHHGGAWKVAYADMVTALMALFIVLWILGQSDEVKQQVASYFRDPSAFDPGAKMSIHDSSGSSNEFPILDDIPVPSMAHGSEGDGGDDRAREQAESIRTALSQVKDLDKYKQQIEFSVTPEGLRINLLESPESPLFKLGGTSLNSEVMDLVRTLGEAIQNSGNSIVIEGHTDTTPFAAGSDRTNWELSTGRAHTARREFEKAGVPMDRMLEVRGFSDRQLYNPLDSQDSRNRRISITLLSGKALASREDQPAEAVIPWLESRQQDH
- a CDS encoding sorbosone dehydrogenase family protein, with protein sequence MRTLFRSRRFSTSASVRTRSGVQVLKRLGIASVLLTCLAIGACSLLPTINAPVLQIFLWGGVDAPEAATVNERMRAPAGYTVKVFAEGLPNVRELLFTPSGDLIAAQAREGKVASIAPDRDGDGRSDGVAILMSGLNGPNGLALRDGWLYVAESDAIGKIRFDVAAAETRGELDRFITGIPGAGNHWTRGLGFGPDGGLYVSVGSSCNVCEEADPRRAAILRYEPDGSNEQIYASGLRNAVDFDWQPGTGRMFATDNGRDLLGDDFPPCELNEVKRGGHYGWPFANGDKIPDPDFGSDNQARIDASISPAFPFRAHNAPLGISFIRGTGEYQNAALVALHGSWNRTKKDGYKVVSLHWDADGKIEQRDFLVGFEKDEDVIGRPADVIEGPDGSFYISDDYAGAIYRVSRR